From Candidatus Poribacteria bacterium:
GACGACGATTTCCGGCGGATTGATTGGAACGCGACTGCCCGTCAGTGCAAACCGATTGTCCGGGAATTTGAGACGGAGCGGAGCCAAGATGTTGTGATTATGTTGGATACAGGTAGGCTCATGGCATCACCGATCCTTTTAGAAAACTCCGCACCCTCCACCGGATCGTCAACATCGCAAAAGGCGATGCTCAAATTGGATTACGCCATCAATACAACTTTGATGACGGCTTACGTTTCAACCCTTAAGGGAGATAAGGTAGGATTGATCGCTTTCGCGGATACCGTTCATCAGTATCTTGCCCCGAAGCCGGGCAAAAAGCAGTTTCTCACGATGCTGGAAACGATCTATGCGTTACCGGTTCATACCGTTGAAGCGGACTTTGAAACGGCGTTCAAATACCTCGCGTCAAAACAGCGAAAACGTGCCCTCATTATCCTTTTCACCGATATTCTGGACAAGGATTCTGCCGAGGGGGTCGCCGCCTATGTCGCACAACTCTCCAGACATCACCTCGTCGCTTGCGTAACCTTGACAGATTCCGGCATCGTCGAATTGGCGGAGCAGGCTCCTGCGGATTCCAAATCAATGTATCAGAAAGCCATTGCCGAGCGTCTATTGCAGGAGAAACATGCGACGTTAGAGATCCTGCGCCGTCAAGGGGTCATCACAATTGATGTGCCTGCGCATCAGTTGACGATGGCGGTGGTAAATAAATACTTGGAACTTAAAGCGAAATCTCGGATTTGAATGCCCTTGTTTGTAGAGATGAGTACTTCATTGTAGGTTGGGTTGAACAGAACTTCAAAAAATAGGCATATTGCGTGTAGAACCTTCAAACTTTCAGTGAACTTCAAGTCATAGAGAAACGAGTGAAACCCAACGCTGTAGGTTGGGTTGAACGGAACTTCAAAAAGTAGGCATATTGCGTGTAGAACCTTCAAACTTTCAGGAAACTTCAGGTCATAGAAAAACGAGTGAAACCCAACACTGTAGGTTGGGTTGAACGGAACCTCAAAAAGTAGGCATATTGCGTGTGGAACCTTCAAACTTTCAGGAAACTTCAAGTCATAGAGAAACGAGTGAAACCCAACGCTTTTTCTGTCAAGGTGGGGATGTATTAGCATCAGGGGCTTTCATCCCAAAAAGGTAGATAAACAATAAAATCCCCGTTACAGCACCAAATCCGATTTTGAAAACGCGTGGTAAACTGGAAGGCGACACAAAACCCTCAATAATCCCAGCAACGACGAGCAGCGCGACGCAGCCAGCAAGTAACCGGATAGCCGTTTTTGCAGCATCCGTCAAAGCACGCTTCCGCGTAAATAGCGACGGTGCGATGAGTGAATATCCCAGTTTCAATCCGGCACCACCGGCAATAAAAATCGTTGTCAATTCAATATAGCCGTGCGGGGACACAAACGACCAGAGCGACAGTGCCGCCCCGT
This genomic window contains:
- a CDS encoding DUF58 domain-containing protein, whose protein sequence is MHLSNRLLIFLIPVAIPIVLYNVSPYLLIVGGAYVVLLFIVGAIDYITNPVSKNVEIRREMNSKFSLGVENVVTLKIVNRSRYRLRLRLKDDFPNEFLFETVLHDCYVSPMDEIDISYRLTPLRRGIYQFVDIHLQCWGVLGLAIRRHRVPAATEVKVYPNLQAVRQYELLVKRGMLHQIGLKTSRQFGEGTEMERLREYSPDDDFRRIDWNATARQCKPIVREFETERSQDVVIMLDTGRLMASPILLENSAPSTGSSTSQKAMLKLDYAINTTLMTAYVSTLKGDKVGLIAFADTVHQYLAPKPGKKQFLTMLETIYALPVHTVEADFETAFKYLASKQRKRALIILFTDILDKDSAEGVAAYVAQLSRHHLVACVTLTDSGIVELAEQAPADSKSMYQKAIAERLLQEKHATLEILRRQGVITIDVPAHQLTMAVVNKYLELKAKSRI